The following is a genomic window from Cygnus olor isolate bCygOlo1 chromosome 26, bCygOlo1.pri.v2, whole genome shotgun sequence.
TTTTCAGTAATAGCTTGCAGTTGAGAACGttactttctcttttgcatttgCAGGGTTTAAGAGAGAGAACCTCTGTGAGTAATGGAGAAACTATCACCAGCCTACCTATCAGTATTCCTCTCAGCACAGTGCAGCCCAATAAACTCCCTGTTAGTATCCCTCTGGCCAGCGTAGTCCTACCTAGCCGTGTTGAGAAGGTGGTGAGTAAGGGATCATCAATGCTTTCCATGCCTAACTAAAATCACATTGGCCAGTAATGGGGTGCTGTGCACCAGAATCCATAGTGGGCTGCTAACCTTGAATGTCCAGTGCTTCGGGGGAGGCTGCTGTTGGGATGCATCCTCTTGTCCCTTAGTCGTGCTCTAGATTTTTGCTCCTGTGTCTGTGGTGGTGTTTCagccagaaaggaaaataaagtgaatgCCTCGAAAGGTCATAGTCTGAATGTTTGGCTTGGTGGAAAAGGTGCAGCATCTGAAAGTTTATGGCACTGGGAGCCAAGGATCCCATATGTCAACTTGTTCTTAGCCCTTGCTTTGTTGCATTACCCTGGGAGACAAATTCTGTCTCAGCTTGGTCATGGATAAATTGTTGATCTTTGTGTCCTAACTGTGTGGGATGAACCTGAGCAGTACCTTTAGGTTGTAATTGCTACTGTGAGAGTGACTGCTCTGTAGCTGACTTCTCAGGTATTTAGTAGAGAACCTTTGGGGCCATCTCTTTGAAATCCTGATAAGCTCTTGCTACTTTCAGTGGCAGAGGAGTTTCAAAATGACTGGTCCAGTTTCTCACAAACATTTGTAATTGTTTATTCAGCCTATCATTTCACAACTGTTGTGCCTGCTTTCAGGAAAACACCACCCTCAGACATTGTACCAGAGAACATAGTCTAATGTGTTTCATGTTCAGTTCGGGGTAGTTTGGAGCTTTGTGTGTATAGGCTTGGGGACGTGATAcaaccatttgttttctttctgcctgtaaAACAGTGGGCTGAGGCATTTGCTCTTTGATCACAGTGCAGTTCTGCGTCTAAACCTTCTGGAAAAATGAGTCCATTCTCTAATTAGATGGTATCAAGCGCGTGCTAGATACTATCACAGTGTAATCACTACTCAGTTTTGTCCCCTATGCTGATCTATGTTTTTTGAAAACTAGATAAATCTAAGACATTTAGGAATTAGAACCACTAATTTCTAATCTAGTAATGCATATGAATTTTGTTCTAACTAGTGACTTTTGAGTATACTTCTTGTACTAATATGCCTCTTTCTGTCCCCACAGAGAAGCACACCTAGCCCGGTTCATCAGAGCAGAGACTCATCAACACTTGAAAAGCAGATTGGTGCTAGTTCTCATAATGGTGTAAGCAATGCTGCTGGAAACAAGCCACTGGCTTTGGCTACCTCAGGTAACAGCCTCATCTATGTGAAGGTGTGCTGTCTCATCTTGACAGCACCCGCAAATGCACGCGTCTGAGTTTTTTCTGGGCGCTTTTCAGGTCATTCAGAACAGTAGAGTGCTAGGTAAATGTATGTTTTGTAATGAGAGCAAAGAATCAGAGGTGGTGATGTTCTGAGACTGTCAAAACTGTGCCTACAGCTTGGATACATTTTAGTACAGAGTATTAGCTTGATGTGTTTTTATCTGAactgcagcaccttgcagttTAAGTAGTTGGTTTTGTAAACTCTTCTAAGTGGATTAAGATATTCCTATCTCTACAGCGTTGCAAAccagcaaaatgttttccatacTATGAACTGATCTGGctttaaaaattctattttgCAGGATGGTggagttttttttaatagcagaattaatttatttaagcaAGTCACAATGGTGTCTCATGAGCATTTGTAAAGGCACGAGTATCTGGGTAGGAAGAAAGGTCAATAAGGGAGAGGGTAGGGGTACCGTTAAGTACAGACATTGCTTCTGAACTCACTCATCTGTTGAAATTGTGGCTTTTAGCTGTTCAGAATATGGAATGTTGTGGACCGAGAAAAGTAGGTTCTGGTATACAGAAGCTGTTCTACAGCTGATCCCTCATCAGAGTGCATTTGTTCTTAATGTTTATCACCTTGAGGGGCTTCTGTTGTTTCTAGCATCTGTTTTGCAAAGAAGGGCTTGGCTGCAATTTTctataaaaccaaataaatgttaaaaaataatttaaaaaaatgtaaaacaatacTGTGTTCCCTTCTACCCCTTTAATTTAGGCAGCCCAGAGGCAAGGCCTTACTAGAGCACTAAACCCATTTATGATATGCCATGACAAATACTTAATCCCCTTTCCAAGCTTCTTCCCACGTGGCATTCTTCTGCCACAATTTCTTTGAAGATACCCTGTCACTTCCTAAGCCACAGCCTTTTGTCTAATTTTGAGTAGGAGGTGGGCTGTATAGATGACAGtcccttcatttttttgaggaagaaatGGACTGAAATTGCTGATCTCATTTCCTTGATGATAGGAAGGAGTTGAGAGTAGAGGAGCCCTGATCTCAGAAGGTGTAGAAATTCAAAAAACTTTCACGAGTTCCATTTAAATACTGTATGGAGCACAGGATATCTCCATATAACACATGAATTTTCCTGAATTgggaaaagaataatgaaaataattaacacCTAACTGGAACCATCAGCACACAGAGCCATCTTCTCAACTGCACAATGTAAAAAGCAGCTGCGCAGTTTCCCATGTAGTACACGGCTGCTGGCTGAGCGAACACGGGTAGAGCTGAATCTACTCCCAGCCATCCCAGAAATCTAGCACTGTGAACTATCACTCAGCAGAAGCAATGATGTATACTTTCCCTTTCAACAGGTTTTTCTTACTCTTCTGGCTCCGTGGCAGTCAATGGAAATCTTACAAACAGCCCAGCCCATCTTAACCATAGTGTTGATCAGGCAGCTCTGGACGACTCTGGGAGTCTGTTTAACTCAGTAGGGTCTCGGAGTTCCACTCCACAACATCCTTTGCTAATGATGCAGTCAAGGAACTCTGGGCAAAACTCCCCTGCTCACCAGCACTCAACAAGCCCCAGGTTAAATGGCACCTCCCAGAGCCTGGTAGGGGTATTGCAATATGCAGATGCTCAGAAGATGTTTGCCGAAGGAACAAAGGGGGATCTTCAGTCTGATGCAGCGTTTTCAGATCCTGAGAACGAGGCCAAGAGAAGAATCATCTTTACAATCTCTCCTAATACAGGACATGTAAAACAATCCCCTTCCAACAAGCACAGTCCTCTGCCCGCGAGCGCTCGGCTGGACTGCGGCCAAGCACACGCGCAGGATGGGAAGAAGCGAGGCCGGCGGAAGAGATCCTCTACTGGGAATCTCAGCGGGAACTCCGGGGTCTCCCCTAAACGTAAATCCTTACCCACTATGTCTGGACTCTTTACTCAACCATCAGGTTCACCGCTCAATATCAACTCCATGGTAAGGGCAAAAATGAAGAGCTCAAGCAAAAGAGAAGGGCCTGGGAAATCTCTTTGAATTAGAAATAAGCTTCTACTGCTTTATTATTTGGCATACCCTCAGGTTGTCACAGTGTTAGTAGCTAGAACTGGAGTATAGACCCTTTGTGGAAATGGCCCATCTGGGAGGCAAGAGAATTGCTGAAAGCTGGTGAACTATTTTAGAATAGGTAGAACACCTCAGAGTTTTTTCTGTCAgagcattaaaaattaaaaacaatttattctcttttgaCAAAGAGCTTGTTTTTGCAgtgaagttgatttttttttttttagtctgtagattaaatattttgaatatagtTTAAGCTGAGATAGACTAAATAGCTTGAGTGCCAGAAGCATATGGCATTCTCACATTAATAAGCCAGCTATACAAGTTGTGTTCATGTGATCCTGCAGTGGtagtttgaaaagaaatgtgattgtcccatgtcttcatttctgtgtttaaacataaaatcaaataatgaaaatatttttccaagttaCATTAAAGCTTTCCAGGGCACTCTAGTGCAAGATGCTGGAGTATAACAATGGCAGCGCTAAACAAGCAGCCATTGGCGTATCCTAAAGCTGAGCAAGTTAAGCCTGCTCTTGATATCCTTAACAAGATGCCTTTTTTCTAAAGGGATACTCTCATCCAtaactgctttctttccttcttgcccAGGTCAATAACATTAACCAGCCTTTAGAAATAACAGCCATTTCCTCTCCTGAAAACTCCCTGAAGAACTCTCCTGTTCCTTACCAGGACAATGACCAGCCCCCGgtattgaaaaaggaaaagccccTCATTCAGACCAACGGCGTTCATTACTCTCCCCTAACGTCAGATGAAGAGCAGGGATCTGAAGATGAGCACAATAGCACCAGGTGAATATGCAGGCATAGGTTTCCGGATGAGATTTCTCAGGAAGCCAATAAAGGTGCAATAAACAGGAGAGGTGTGTTAAGCTGTCTTTGTTCCCTTTGCTTGGAGACTGATTCCATTATGCCAAGCCTCTTGTGAGACTGAAATTGTGAATAGGGAAGGTTTTTCGGCAGCAGCACTTGAATGTGGGAATCTATTcttcttgctgtgtttgcaAGGCTGACAGTCTGGCCTCCGAAAGAATTATCGTagaaactatttctttttgctgtgttgCTTGTAGTTTTTATTGTGTTGCCTGTAGGAGTACTGGGGCCAAGTGTGTAATTTTTAACTAAGAATCCGTCTCCCTCTCGCTCCCAGTTTCAGCTTGATTCAAAATTTTTCGCTTCCTACCCCAAAATGATAATGCGTTACTCTGAAAATGGAGTACTTGCCACACTTTGCTGGCCTGTGAGGTGCAATGATTTTGTTCTTGCTCGAGGTGCTGGAAAAACAACCACTGTAGAAATGGGAGCAACAGCCAACGTCTTGTTGTGAAAGAGCGACAATGAAGTTCTCTGAACATGCACTAATCTTGGCAAAGAGCACAAATTCTGTAATAGCTTCTAGTTAGTGCTTGGTGGATTATTCTAGTGCTTTTAAATCCCTTTAGTAACATGCAGTTTTCTAGGTGACTTGGCTTTATATACTTTAGTCCACTGTTAAGAAATGAACCTGAGGGAGATATTTAAGGGTAAATGTGCAACAAAAAGGTTGCAGTGTtataacctttttattttcccactaGAATTGAGAGGAAAATTGCAACAATATCATTGGAAAGCAAATCTCCACAGAAGACTGTTGAAAATGGTAAGTGTAGGGAATGTTAATTAGTTGTTTTAATGGTTGGGCTTGGGAATGGGTGGCTGCCACTGACTGACGTTGTTATCAATAGCAGGCCTTTCTGTGCTGTTGAGCAGAGTGCAGTTCTGCCAGGGCTTTGCATCACAGTAATTAAGACAGGTGGCTGATAATTACAGATTTTGGGTCAGTCTTTTTGGTAGTCACGGGTCACGAAAGATTTGACCGGTTGTTTTTCACTAAGTCAGGGCTTGGGGAGGGATCTGTAGTGCAAAGgctgaggaaagagaaaatcagCATTCTCAAACTTTTTCAGAGCATTAAGCTAAATTTGAAGGGTTTTTAGGTGACTTGTCAAGTATTTCTGCCTTTGGATCAGAAAGAATTAAagactgattaaaaatatgggcgttgaaggaaaaaacaaaactgttcttaCTGAGCAGATTAggtgaaagctgctttttgatATTTACAAACCTTTCTTTCTAGGTGGCAGCTTATCTGGGAGGAAACAAGCACAAACCAACGAGAACATGAACAGCAGTAAATGGAAATCTACTTTTTCACCAATATCTGACATCAACCTAACCAAAACTACAGACAGTCCCTTGCAGTCGGTTTCATCCCTGAGCCAGAATTCGTTGTTTGCCTTCAGGCCGTCCTCTGAGGACAGCCTAGCCATTGACGCCAAGATCACAGCACACGCGAGGAAAAGCATTGCCATGCCCTCGTCTGGGGCAGACGGGCTCAGCCCTAGTACAAACTCCACCAACGGATTCACGTACAATGGTGGACTGTCAACTGACATTGGTTTACACAGCTTTATCGATGGTGCTTCTCTTCCGCACAAGGCTTCAGACGTGACGACTTCCAACTGCTCCCTGGGTTTTCAGTCGCAGCGAAGCAAAGATGTGGGGATATCAGAAACAAATCCATTTTTGAACAAGAGGCAACTTGAAGGCCTCAGTGGCACGAAAGGAGAAGACTTAAATCGGTCAGGGGTCAAAAGCAAAGAGATGAGCGAAATAAGCATTCGTACTGGGGGTTCTTCGGAAAAAAACTCTTTGCAGCATAACGGAAAGGTCGGCAAAGGAAGGGACCGAGATGTGGAGTTTAAAAACGGCCACaaccttttcatttctgctgctgtttcgTCTGGTGGCCTTCTGAATGGTAAAAGCCTTTCTACTGCTGTTTCTTCAGCAGGCAACCCAGCATCTTCTGTGCAGGCGCACCATCCTTTCCTAAACACTTTGACCACTGGATCACAGTTCCCCCTTGGCCCCATGGCCTTGCAAGCAAACCTCAACTCGGTGACAAATTCCTCAGTATTGCAGTCCTTATTTAACTCgatgccagctgctgccagtcTGGTCCACGTGTCATCAGCTGCAACCAGACTGACTAATTCTCACACTATGGGGAACTTCTCTCCTGGGGTTACAGGTGGAACAGTTGGAGGTAGGCAGAACTCTTTCTCTGGTATAAGACAGGGCCTAAAGGAAAGTCTGACACTGCCTCTCCAGGGGTGAGACCCTTTCACTTCTGCAGGATGTGGAGCAAATCTCTCCCACATAACCCGTCTCTCTTCTCTCTCGGAAATGCTAGGATGAGTTCATTTCCCCACAGTGAAATCCCATGAGCTTTGTCTACTAGATGATCTTGTTGTATCACCTTAATGAAAGAATACACCCAGACTTTGTGATTTCATAATGTATGCTTGTTCAGATGTTGCTGTGGTGGAACCAACTTAGGTCCACCTGCAGGTAAAAGATTTAACTTGTGTTACCAAGCTAAGGATCTCTAACTTGTCAACTTGAGTAAAGGTTGAGATTAGGCCTTGAATGGATTTAGGATGATCCAGGAAGAGCGAAACATCACTGTCTCTTCAGAGGAAATGGTGTTGGGAATTGCGTAGCATTCTGGCTCTTGAACGGACATGAAGAGCATTCCTTTGCCAGGAAGGGCAATGCCATATGCAGCTTGCACTTCTGGGATTCTGCACAGGCTTGGCTTCTGTGGTCCAAACTGGAGACAAGCTGGCAGGACTAGAAGATAGTCTGAACCTGCCATTACTAAATGTCAAAGGCAGTTTTTCTTACCTGTCCAAAATCATTCAGGCACCATGTCGGGAAATCCTAACTCTCACATCTCTCAGCATGTAGATTTGCTGGAAATGCAGTctcccctctgctgccctgtaagtgggaaagcaggagggtggggagggaagagcagcagtTTGAGTCTTCAGATAAACAACTCTAGAGACCACGTAATCTCATCAAAAGTCTGCCTGTGTGATATAGAACTGACAGTTCTTGGGTCTGACCGTTTGTCCTCGTGGCATTTAGAGGTTGGCAGTAGGAAAGGTAAGTGAAACCTTTTGTACCTCCTGGCCTGCACCATTATCTCTCATTGCTTGCTGCCTTCTCATGCTGCATATTTTTGTATGGGGCCATAACTActataattttgctttttttttgttttttgtttctcttgtcaCTTGCGACTGTACAAAGCCCATCTGTTGAAGCTgagtttttctctcctgtttgcAGGTATTTTTAACCATGCGGTGccttctgcctcctctcctcATCAATTTGGAGCCAgtttcagcagcagtgctgtctcTAGCAGCACAGTGCTAAGCTTAAACCCTCTGCAGGCTGTTGCCAGCACGTCATCCTCATCCTTCCCACCCTCCTCCTCTAATTTAGTAATATCTAGTGAGAATAGATCTGCTCAGCACCTCAACAGAGCGCCAGTGCAATCTGTTTTCcattcccccccaccccctcctaACGTTTCCTTGCCCCCACCTCCTCCATTACTTGCTTCTAATCCTGAGCCTGCGCTTCTGCAGAACCTACCATCTCTCCCACCTGGCGATGCTTTTTTGCCatcctcttctgctgcttctgtccaATCTGCTAATGCTTCTTTGTCTATTAAGCTAGCCTCTCTCCAGCACAAAACCTCCCGCCCCTCCTTTACAGTCCATCACCCGCCTCTGCCCCGCTTGGCGCTGGCACAGTCCGCGCCCATGATCACGCAGTCCAACGCAGCTGGCACGTCCGCTATGTGGGTTACACTTGGCATGCAGTCTCCTTATGCTTCGCACCTTTCTGGGGTTAAGCCACGATAAAGAGCTTGCTTAGCTAACAGTTCTTATTTTGTAAGGTAAggctagaggaaaaaaaaacaaaaccaaaacaatcaGGAGTTTTGTGCAAGATGCTGAATGatgcttcttccttttcagagaTAGGGTGGGGATGGGCTCTGTGAAACAAACCTCTAAAATGTGGGAAGCAAATAATGTCACGGCAGAGGGTGAAGAGGCTTAATGCTCTCTGTTCTGGGAGTCAGGATTTCTCGACAAGGAGTGCTCACAGTGGTAACTCTGGTCTGTCTCATCTGACATCAGGATTATGTTCAGGTTGGGATcacttcttgaaaatgtttacttCTGAAGATCAGTTATCAGGAGGAAGTCCTATTTTTAAGTAAGGTTTTTATACAGTTGTTGGCAGTGGTTGTTGCCTACTTTGATTCCCCCTTGTCCTCTTCTTGCCTTCCAACACAGACTGTTACTTCTTCCACAAGTCCATGTTCGCATAGCATTAGGATGCgtgatgctgctgctttgtgacTCTGGCAACGTGGTGGTCTTGTTTTCATTGTCAGTCAATAACTGCTGCTCTCAGTcataaagttaaaaaatctCCAGGTTACAAGCTGCAGCTTTGTCTTGGAGTGCAAATGCACTGGTCTTGCACTGCAGTCAATGTGCCCCCTGCATCACTGGAAAACACAATCACAGGTAGCAAAACGTTATAATCTGAATTAGAATAAACCAAGAAGGCCTTGTTATCTGCACACTGCAGCGTTACTGGACTTGACTGCTAGGGCTAACAGTAACAGTCTCTATCAGATGCTGTATTTATGCTCATTTGGCAATCACTGACTTTCTGGGTAGACGTGAATGAGATGATAGGGAACATGCAGGGTTCACTGCGGTCCATGCTTCAtaagggctggggctgcagaagAGAGGAGGGTCTCTGGagactgtgtgtgtttttactGAAGCAGTATTTAAATGCCTTTAGAGCAACTCCAGAATAAAGTGTACCACCACAGAGTTGGGTACTGTTGTTGTGAAAATACTCTGTGGCATCGTGATGTAACAGCTCGTGACTGCAAAGTTAAATCAGTATGTTAGGGCCCAGAGCTCGCTCCATGCTTTTCTTGTAGGTCTTTGATGTTGTTGCTGTTCACTGATACCAAAGCTACGTAAAATCTATGGTTGGATACTCTTTGCTGCTTATAAAACATATGCCTCAATTACAATATACCTGAGAGATTCTTTTGACTGTGCATTGTTTATAGTGTCTTCATCACGTAATTGCTTCACAGACATGAACTTAGTTTCGTTAGGCTTTTGTGAGGCAGGTAAGTGTCCTCTATATGACAAGTGAGGGCGAGGAGGAGTTCAGTGATGTCCCTGTGTGCCTGCAGGGTGACAGGATGATGGGGTCACAGGGTGGGCTTGGAAGACCCTGGTTAGAAACAAGCTCGGGGCCAAGGCCGAGGAGGATTAGATGTGGGGCTTTGTACACCTGAGCGACTCCGGAGAGCGGTGTGGAAGTCAGCTGAAGCAGATGCCTTACCTGGAGTGGGGGTCAGGCTGGGCTGGACTCCATGCCATTGTGTGTGATGGGTCCTGCCACAGCAAGTCTCGGAGCAAAATAGGCAAGGCACAAAAGTGAAGTTCAGCGCAAGGCAGCTGGATGTCTAAAACTGGACTgcggagcagaggggcagaagtAATGCTCCTAGGAGATGGTTTGTGAGACAAATGTATTATAGTTGGGGTCCTGCTCCAGGTGACATATGTGAAATATTTGAGCATTTTCATTGACCTTAACCTGAACATGTGTGCTCGAAGTCCTTGCAGAACTGAGGCTGAAATCTGGAATGGGACTACAATAATCTGTTTCGTTTCTCCTAACATTTCTCCCGCAAGGTAGTAACAAATGCAAAGCAGATTAGTGTGTGCTAAAAAAGGTGAACTCCCGAG
Proteins encoded in this region:
- the DOT1L gene encoding histone-lysine N-methyltransferase, H3 lysine-79 specific isoform X3, with translation MGERLELRLKSPVGAEPAVYPWPLPVYDKHHDAAHEIIETIRWVCEEIPDLKLAMENYVLIDYDTKSFESMQRLCDKYNRAIDSIHQLWKGTTQPMKLNTRPSNGLLRHILQQVYNHSVTDPEKLNNYEPFSPEVYGETSFDLVAQMIDEIKMTEDDLFVDLGSGVGQVVLQVAAATNCKHHYGVEKADIPAKYAETMDREFRKWMKWYGKKHAEYTLERGDFLSEEWRERIANTSVIFVNNFAFGPEVDHQLKERFANMKEGGRIVSSKPFAPLNFRINSRNLSDIGTIMRVVELSPLKGSVSWTGKPVSYYLHTIDRTILENYFSSLKNPKLREEQEAARRRQQRENKSNTTTPTKVQENKDSGAEEEKAGANSVKKPSPSKARKKKLSKKGRKMAGRKRGRPKKMNTANTERKTKKNQTALELLHAQTVSQTSSSSPQDAYKSPHSPYYQLPPKVQRHSSNQLLVTPTPPALQKLLDSFKIQYMQFMAYMKTPQYKASLQQLLEQEKEKNAQLLGTAQQLFTHCQAQKEEIKRLFQQKLDELGVKALTYNDLIQAQKEISAHNQQLKEQTKQLEKDNSELRNQSLQLLKARCEELKLDWSTLSLENLLKEKQALKNQISEKQKHCLELQISIVELEKSQRQQELMQLKSYTPSDESLSVQLRNKNHLSRDPEADHGRFQLELECSKFPMPHINGMSPELSMNGHATPYEIHNTFSRPSSKQNTPQYTTSHLDQEIVPCTPNHSSRQKADKMTSLSLPDYTRFSPAKIALRRHLNQDHAVNGKATTNEIQRADHVKENGLTYPSPGISNGIKLSPQETRPSSPAALPIAGEKGLRERTSVSNGETITSLPISIPLSTVQPNKLPVSIPLASVVLPSRVEKVRSTPSPVHQSRDSSTLEKQIGASSHNGVSNAAGNKPLALATSGFSYSSGSVAVNGNLTNSPAHLNHSVDQAALDDSGSLFNSVGSRSSTPQHPLLMMQSRNSGQNSPAHQHSTSPRLNGTSQSLVGVLQYADAQKMFAEGTKGDLQSDAAFSDPENEAKRRIIFTISPNTGHVKQSPSNKHSPLPASARLDCGQAHAQDGKKRGRRKRSSTGNLSGNSGVSPKRKSLPTMSGLFTQPSGSPLNINSMDNDQPPVLKKEKPLIQTNGVHYSPLTSDEEQGSEDEHNSTRIERKIATISLESKSPQKTVENGGSLSGRKQAQTNENMNSSKWKSTFSPISDINLTKTTDSPLQSVSSLSQNSLFAFRPSSEDSLAIDAKITAHARKSIAMPSSGADGLSPSTNSTNGFTYNGGLSTDIGLHSFIDGASLPHKASDVTTSNCSLGFQSQRSKDVGISETNPFLNKRQLEGLSGTKGEDLNRSGVKSKEMSEISIRTGGSSEKNSLQHNGKVGKGRDRDVEFKNGHNLFISAAVSSGGLLNGKSLSTAVSSAGNPASSVQAHHPFLNTLTTGSQFPLGPMALQANLNSVTNSSVLQSLFNSMPAAASLVHVSSAATRLTNSHTMGNFSPGVTGGTVGGIFNHAVPSASSPHQFGASFSSSAVSSSTVLSLNPLQAVASTSSSSFPPSSSNLVISSENRSAQHLNRAPVQSVFHSPPPPPNVSLPPPPPLLASNPEPALLQNLPSLPPGDAFLPSSSAASVQSANASLSIKLASLQHKTSRPSFTVHHPPLPRLALAQSAPMITQSNAAGTSAMWVTLGMQSPYASHLSGVKPR